Proteins from one Desulfobacterales bacterium genomic window:
- a CDS encoding WcaI family glycosyltransferase — MGSGNGKRSETYPPFKRLIIGLERLLLRRFDCVSTISNRMLSKLFQKGVPSNKTLLFPNWVDTEVIYPLNGLNSFRKELGIPEDKVVALYSGNMGQKQGIDILIDVARRLKNRNIQFVLCGEGAVVNTIRNLAADLPDVIFLPLQPPEKLNDLLNLADIHLLPQKAEAADLVMPSKLTGIFASGRPVVAMAKQDTEIGKVVWGRGVLVPPGDAAAFANAIIRLAENPEEREKLGMAARDFAVKELNRKKILSQFTDALNPFA, encoded by the coding sequence ATGGGTTCCGGAAATGGTAAGCGGTCTGAAACGTATCCTCCATTTAAAAGATTAATCATAGGCTTGGAAAGGCTGTTGCTTCGAAGATTTGACTGCGTGTCTACCATTTCAAATCGAATGCTGTCCAAGCTTTTTCAAAAAGGGGTTCCAAGCAATAAGACCCTGTTATTCCCCAACTGGGTGGATACTGAAGTGATATATCCACTAAATGGCTTGAATTCTTTTCGCAAGGAACTGGGAATACCTGAAGATAAAGTTGTCGCTTTATATTCCGGAAACATGGGACAAAAGCAGGGCATTGACATCTTAATCGATGTGGCCAGAAGGTTAAAAAATAGAAACATTCAGTTTGTTTTGTGCGGTGAGGGCGCGGTTGTTAATACAATCCGTAATTTGGCCGCTGATTTACCTGACGTTATTTTTTTGCCCTTGCAGCCGCCTGAAAAACTGAATGATCTCTTAAACCTTGCAGACATTCATCTGCTGCCCCAGAAAGCTGAAGCAGCCGATCTGGTCATGCCGTCTAAGCTTACAGGCATTTTTGCATCCGGCCGGCCGGTGGTGGCGATGGCAAAGCAGGATACGGAAATCGGGAAAGTAGTTTGGGGAAGAGGAGTATTGGTGCCGCCCGGAGATGCCGCTGCATTCGCGAATGCAATTATTAGGCTCGCAGAAAACCCTGAAGAACGTGAAAAATTGGGGATGGCCGCAAGAGACTTTGCCGTTAAGGAACTTAACCGCAAAA
- a CDS encoding glycosyltransferase codes for MRILIVGINFAPELVGIGKYTAEMVDWLAGQGHDVRVVTAPPYYPKWQVWDGYSGRHYKLENNNGVRVYRCPLWVPEMVSGLKRILHLKD; via the coding sequence ATGCGTATTCTTATAGTCGGAATTAATTTTGCACCTGAGTTGGTCGGCATCGGCAAATATACCGCTGAGATGGTGGACTGGCTGGCTGGCCAGGGGCATGACGTTCGGGTTGTGACCGCACCGCCTTATTATCCCAAATGGCAGGTGTGGGATGGGTATTCGGGAAGGCACTATAAGCTGGAAAACAATAATGGCGTAAGAGTATATCGCTGCCCTTTATGGGTTCCGGAAATGGTAAGCGGTCTGAAACGTATCCTCCATTTAAAAGATTAA